The uncultured Fibrobacter sp. genome contains the following window.
AAATAAGTTCCGCATTGACATCACTCCCTTGGATATTCCGGAATATCAGGGCGAACACATCCGGGCCAATTCGGGCAACGCAATCTCCCGAACGAGACGAAGCGTTGATGCGGTCGGCAACAATTCTCAAAACTTGGTCACCCACGTCGATGGAATAGGAATCGTTAATCGCGGCAAAGCTGTCGATATCCAAAAGGGCAAGGGCAAAAATATAGTCCGGACGGTCCGTAGACTTCTTGACATCCTTCGCAAGTTCATTCAAGAACTCCTGGCGGTTACTCACGCCAGTCAGCGAATCACATGTCGAAAGGAAATCATTTTCACGAACGAGGTTGCGCGAATCCTGGATAGCCGAAAGAGAACCGATTACACGAATCAGGAGCCCGGCCTCGTTGCACTGCGGACGCCCCGAAATGACAATCGCCTCGCAATTAGCCATTTTATTCAAAAGGCGCATGCGAATCGTGAAATTGCGTTTTTCATTCAGGCATTCCTGCAAAGACTTGCGGAAAGACTCCCAGTCACTTTCCAGAACACACCCCTTCACCACTTCGAACGAATCACCCAGGGCATCTATACCAAGAATTTTGCCCACCTTGTTCGACCAGAATACCTTATTCGAAGAAACATCAAATGTCCAGAACCCTTCAGAAGAAACATCAATCATCATCTGGAAAAGTCGATCTTTCTCGATGAGGTCCCGTTCGTAATTACGAATGGGTTCAAGAACGACCTCATTCACATTGACATCGCTACGGATTTTTTTCTGGGAATTAGAAGAAGGGAATCTATAAAAAACGGCAAGGTAATCCAAAAACAGAATGGATATGACATAAGGAATAACAACGACAATATTATCGGAATGTTCCACAAAGTCGGGAATAACCGCAGCAAAAAGGAAACTGGTTATCAACAGTGCGAATCGCAAAACAACATGTTCATCAAAAAGTTTCATTTATGCTCCAAATTATTGCAAAAAATATACATTCAAAAACAAAATGGGTGCAGAAATAATGTTTATAAAAAGAATACATTCTCTTTTCAAAAAACAACCAGCCAAAAAATCGCTCCAAAACGCCCAAAATCGCCCCAAAAAACGGCTTTTTTGAGCACTGCATATAAAATAACATAAATAAAGGCGATAACGCAAGTGTGAGCCAGCCCACACAACGAACAAACGAAAAACATGACGCCAATCACATTCGAAGGAAAATGGCTCCAGGCTCGGGGCACGAGGCTCGAGGCAAGTGAATGAGAATCACGCACTTCGTGCGTTAATAACAGACGGCGAAGCCGTGATATTTCTCCCTAGTCTCTATATCCTAGCCTCTAGATTCTCTAATGGAGATTGCTCCAGGCGCGAGGAATTTAATGGGAACAAAAAAGCCCCCGGCTTTGAACCGGAGGCCTTTGTGTTGTTACTCAAAACTGAGAACTGATAACTCAAAACTGAGAACTCAAAACTGAGAACTGATAACTCAGAACTATTACACCGCACCCTGCCACTTCATGGCATCGGCAACCTTGAGGAAGCCGGCGATGTTTGCACCCATCACCAGGTTGCCCTTCTGGCCGTACTTGACAGCGGCAGAGGAAGCAGCGGCGTAGATGCTCTTCATGATACCTTCGAGCTTCTTGTCCACTTCTTCGAACGTCCAGGAGAGACGTTCGGAGTTCTGAGACATTTCAAGGCCGGAGGTAGCCACGCCACCAGCGTTAGCAGCCTTGGCAGGTCCAAAGAGAACGCCAGCCTTCTGGAAGGCTTCGATAGCTTCCGGAGTAGACGGCATGTTAGCACCTTCGGCAACGGCCTTCACGCCGTTAGCGATAAGGGCCTTGGCACCTTCGAGGTCGAGTTCGTTCTGAGTTGCGCACGGAAGAGCGATGTCGCACTTGACCGTCCAAACACCCTTAGAACCTTCGTGGTATTCAGAACCCGGAACGAGCTTAGCGTATTCGCTGATACGAGCGCGCTTGTCGTTCTTGAGGTCGAGAACGACGTCGAGGTTGATGCCGTTCGGGTCGTAGATGTAGCCGTTGGAGTCGGACATGGTCACAACCTTGCCACCGAGCTGAGTAGCCTTCTGGCAAGCGAACTGGGCAACGTTACCGGAACCGGAAATCACGACGGTCTTGCCCTGGAAGGAGTCGTTAGCGAGGTCCTTGAGCATTTCGCGAGTGAAGTAGCAGAGGCCGTAACCGGTAGCTTCGGTACGAGCGAGAGAACCACCGTAGGAGAGGCCCTTACCGGTGAGAACGCCCACAAATTCGTTGCGGATGCGCTTGTACTGACCGAACATGTAACCGATTTCGCGAGCGCCAGTACCCTGGTCACCAGCCGGAACGTCCGTGTCGGCACCGACGTGCTTGCAGAGTTCAGTCATGAAAGACTGGCAGAAACGCATCACTTCGTTGTCGCTCTTGCCCTTAGGATCGAAGTCGGAACCACCCTTGCCGCCGCCCATGGGGAGCGTGGTGAGGCTGTTCTTGAAGATCTGTTCGAAGCCGAGGAACTTGAGCATGGAGAGCGTAACTTCGTTACGGAGACGGATACCGCCCTTGTAAGGACCGATAGCGGAGTTGAACTGCACGCGGTAGCCGCGGTTGACCTGAACGTTACCCTTGTCATCGAGCCAAGGCACGCGGAAGGTGATCACGCGTTCCGGTTCGACGAGACGGTCGATCACGCCGTTGGTTTCCCAAGACTTGTCCTGTTCGAGGACGGGGTCGAGGGATTCGAGGAATTCGCGGACAGCCTGGTGGAAGAGGGCCTGGTCCGGATCACGGGCGACGACCTTGTCATAGACTTTCTGAAGGTAAGCATTCTTGATTGCCATTTTATTTATCTCCGTTGAGAGTTTTGATTGTTAAAGTTTTTAACGGGTCTAAAGATAGCAAACCCGCGACAAAAAATGAAAAAACCAGCCGGAAATCTTCAATTTCTTACATTTTTGTAAGTTAGTATTTTGCAAGTTTTATAAATTGCCTTTTTTCGTTAAATTTCAAGGCATGAAATAGCAAAAACCTACATTTTTGTAAGTTTGCAAATTTACCTATCAGAAGTAAAAATCATTTTACAAAATAAAGCGGGAGATGCCCGGTCAAGCCGGGCATGACAAGGGAAGAGCCTAATTATATGACCAGCTACTTTACGCAGTCCACGAGCGTTTCGTGCAGGATGCCGTTCGAAAAGACGACCTGTTCGCTGTCAACGAACTGCATCGGGGAGCCGTCAATGTGCGTTGACTTTCCGCCAGCCTCTTCGACAATCAGCGCAATCGCCGCAATGTCCCACGGGTAGCTCATCGTCATCACAAAGCAGTCGATGCGGCCACACGCAGTAAAGCACCCCTCCACCACTGCCGAACCAAAACATTTCACGCGCTCGAACACTTCTGCCTCGCGAGCAAAGTTACGCGAATTCTGCGAATTGATCTTTTCGGGATTGCCCACGTTAAAAT
Protein-coding sequences here:
- the gdhA gene encoding NADP-specific glutamate dehydrogenase; translated protein: MAIKNAYLQKVYDKVVARDPDQALFHQAVREFLESLDPVLEQDKSWETNGVIDRLVEPERVITFRVPWLDDKGNVQVNRGYRVQFNSAIGPYKGGIRLRNEVTLSMLKFLGFEQIFKNSLTTLPMGGGKGGSDFDPKGKSDNEVMRFCQSFMTELCKHVGADTDVPAGDQGTGAREIGYMFGQYKRIRNEFVGVLTGKGLSYGGSLARTEATGYGLCYFTREMLKDLANDSFQGKTVVISGSGNVAQFACQKATQLGGKVVTMSDSNGYIYDPNGINLDVVLDLKNDKRARISEYAKLVPGSEYHEGSKGVWTVKCDIALPCATQNELDLEGAKALIANGVKAVAEGANMPSTPEAIEAFQKAGVLFGPAKAANAGGVATSGLEMSQNSERLSWTFEEVDKKLEGIMKSIYAAASSAAVKYGQKGNLVMGANIAGFLKVADAMKWQGAV